A genome region from Neisseria meningitidis includes the following:
- the cysI gene encoding assimilatory sulfite reductase (NADPH) hemoprotein subunit, with the protein MTVQTKTKGLAWQEKPLSDNERLKTESNFLRGTILDDLKDPLTGGFKGDNFQLIRFHGMYEQDDRDIRAERAEAKLEPLKFMLLRCRLPGGIIKPSQWIELDKFARENSHYRSIRLTNRQTFQFHGVPKAKLQTMHRLLHKLGLDSIATAADMNRNVLCTSNPIESELHRQAYEYAKKISEHLLPRTRGYLDVWVDGKKVQSSDDFLQEDEPILGKTYLPRKFKTAVVIPPLNDVDCYGNDLDFVAISDGNGQLAGFNVLAGGGLSMEHGNTKTYPNISLELGFVPPEHALKAAEAVVTTQRDFGNRSDRKNARTRYTIQNMGLDNFRAEVERRMGMPFEPIRPFKFTGRGDRIGWVKGIDGNWHLTLFIESGRLVDEGGKQLLTGVLEIAKIHKGDFRITANQNLIVANVPEGGKARIEQLARSYGLIHDGVSKLRENAMSCVSFPTCPLAMAEAERVLPDFIGELDKIMAKHGTSDDYIVTRITGCPNGCGRAMLAEIGLVGKAVGRYNLHIGGDREGVRIPRLYKENITLPEILAELDDLIGKWAAERNIGEGFGDFAIRTGIVKPVLNAPVDFWDASKAVAIARA; encoded by the coding sequence ATGACCGTACAGACCAAGACAAAAGGTTTGGCGTGGCAAGAAAAACCGCTATCCGACAACGAACGTCTGAAAACCGAAAGCAATTTTTTACGCGGCACGATTTTGGACGATTTGAAAGACCCGCTCACGGGCGGCTTCAAAGGCGACAACTTCCAACTCATCCGCTTCCACGGTATGTATGAGCAGGACGACCGCGACATCCGCGCCGAACGCGCCGAGGCAAAACTCGAGCCCTTGAAATTTATGCTTTTGCGCTGCCGGCTGCCGGGCGGGATCATCAAACCGTCCCAATGGATAGAACTGGACAAATTTGCCCGGGAAAACAGTCATTACCGCTCCATCCGGCTGACCAACCGGCAAACCTTCCAATTTCACGGCGTGCCGAAAGCCAAGTTGCAGACGATGCACCGCCTCTTGCACAAACTGGGTTTGGATTCCATCGCCACGGCGGCGGATATGAACCGCAACGTGCTTTGCACGTCCAACCCGATCGAGTCCGAACTGCACCGGCAGGCTTACGAATACGCGAAAAAGATTTCCGAACACTTGCTGCCGCGCACGCGCGGTTATCTGGATGTGTGGGTGGACGGCAAAAAAGTTCAAAGTTCTGACGACTTCCTTCAAGAAGACGAGCCGATTTTGGGCAAAACCTATCTGCCGCGCAAATTCAAAACCGCAGTCGTCATCCCGCCCTTAAATGATGTGGACTGCTACGGCAACGACTTGGATTTTGTCGCCATTTCAGACGGCAACGGACAGCTTGCCGGATTCAATGTTTTGGCGGGCGGCGGGCTTTCGATGGAACACGGCAACACCAAAACCTATCCGAACATTTCACTGGAACTGGGTTTCGTGCCTCCGGAACACGCGCTGAAGGCCGCCGAAGCGGTGGTAACCACACAGCGCGACTTCGGCAACCGCAGCGACCGCAAAAACGCCCGCACCCGCTACACCATTCAAAATATGGGCTTGGACAACTTCCGCGCGGAAGTCGAACGCCGTATGGGTATGCCGTTCGAACCCATACGCCCGTTCAAATTTACCGGGCGCGGCGACCGCATCGGCTGGGTGAAAGGCATAGACGGCAACTGGCATTTGACCCTTTTCATCGAAAGCGGGCGTTTGGTTGACGAAGGCGGGAAACAGCTTCTGACCGGCGTGTTGGAAATCGCCAAAATCCACAAAGGCGACTTCCGCATCACCGCCAACCAAAACCTCATCGTGGCAAATGTACCCGAAGGAGGCAAAGCCCGGATCGAACAGCTCGCCCGCTCATACGGGCTGATACACGACGGTGTCAGCAAACTGCGCGAAAATGCGATGTCGTGCGTTTCCTTCCCGACCTGCCCGCTGGCAATGGCGGAAGCCGAACGCGTGCTGCCGGACTTCATCGGCGAGCTGGATAAGATTATGGCGAAACACGGCACGTCGGACGACTACATCGTTACCCGCATTACCGGCTGCCCGAACGGCTGCGGACGGGCGATGTTGGCGGAAATCGGACTGGTCGGCAAAGCCGTCGGACGCTACAACCTCCATATCGGCGGCGACCGTGAAGGCGTACGCATCCCCCGTCTTTACAAAGAAAACATCACCCTGCCCGAAATCCTTGCCGAATTGGACGACCTGATCGGCAAATGGGCGGCAGAACGCAATATCGGCGAAGGTTTCGGCGATTTCGCCATACGGACGGGCATCGTCAAACCCGTATTAAATGCACCCGTTGATTTTTGGGACGCATCCAAAGCCGTCGCGATTGCCCGCGCCTGA
- the ilvD gene encoding dihydroxy-acid dehydratase, translating to MPEYRSKTSTHGRNMAGARALWRATGVMETDFGKPIIAVANSFTQFVPGHVHLHNMGQLVAREIEKAGAIAKEFNTIAIDDGIAMGHSGMLYSLPSRDLIADSIEYMVNAHCADALVCISNCDKITPGMLIAAMRLNIPTIFVSGGPMEAGKVIGVANIQPERRLDLIDAMIESADDNISNRQVEEVEQNACPTCGSCSGMFTANSMNCLTEALGLSLPGNGSYLATHVGRKELFLEAGRMIVEITKRYYEQNDETVLPRSIATKKAFENAMTMDIAMGGSTNTILHLLAVANEAGVDFKMADIDRLSRVVPCICKTAPNNHDYYMEDVHRAGGIFAILKELDKAGKLHTDVHTIHAPTLKDAIEKWDVTNPENTHAIERFKAAPGGVRTTQAFSQNRMWKTLDLDREKGCIRDVAHAYSQDGGLAVLFGNIAERGCVVKTAGVDESILKFTGRARVFESQEDAVEGILGNQIVAGDIVIIRYEGPKGGPGMQEMLYPTSYLKSKGLGKACALLTDGRFSGGTSGLSIGHASPEAAEGGAIGLVHEGDTVEIDIPNRSIRLVISDEELAARRAEMEARGSKAWKPENRDRYVSAALRAYGAMATSADKGAVRDVAQIER from the coding sequence ATGCCAGAATACCGCTCCAAAACCTCCACCCACGGTCGCAATATGGCGGGCGCGCGCGCGTTGTGGCGCGCCACCGGCGTGATGGAAACCGACTTCGGCAAACCGATTATCGCCGTTGCCAACTCGTTCACCCAATTCGTGCCAGGTCATGTCCACCTGCACAATATGGGCCAGCTGGTTGCCCGCGAAATCGAAAAAGCCGGCGCCATCGCCAAAGAATTCAACACCATCGCCATCGACGACGGCATCGCTATGGGACACAGCGGTATGCTGTATTCCCTGCCCAGCCGCGATTTGATTGCCGACTCCATCGAATATATGGTCAATGCCCACTGCGCCGACGCGCTGGTGTGCATTTCCAACTGCGACAAAATCACCCCGGGCATGCTGATTGCCGCGATGCGCCTGAACATCCCGACCATCTTCGTTTCCGGCGGTCCGATGGAAGCAGGTAAAGTTATCGGCGTGGCAAACATCCAGCCCGAACGCCGTTTGGACTTGATTGACGCGATGATTGAATCGGCGGACGACAATATCAGCAACCGGCAAGTTGAAGAAGTCGAACAAAACGCCTGCCCGACCTGCGGCTCGTGTTCGGGTATGTTTACGGCAAACTCGATGAACTGCCTGACCGAAGCACTCGGGCTGTCCCTGCCGGGCAACGGTTCTTACCTCGCCACCCACGTCGGCCGCAAAGAACTGTTCCTCGAAGCCGGCCGTATGATTGTCGAAATCACCAAACGCTATTACGAGCAAAACGATGAAACCGTGTTACCGCGCAGCATTGCCACCAAAAAAGCGTTTGAAAACGCTATGACCATGGACATTGCCATGGGCGGCAGCACCAACACTATTTTGCATTTACTCGCCGTTGCCAACGAAGCGGGCGTGGATTTCAAAATGGCAGACATCGACCGCTTAAGCCGCGTTGTGCCCTGCATCTGCAAAACCGCACCCAACAACCACGACTACTATATGGAAGACGTGCACCGAGCCGGCGGCATCTTCGCCATCCTGAAAGAATTGGACAAAGCGGGCAAGCTGCACACCGACGTGCACACTATCCACGCGCCGACGCTGAAAGACGCGATTGAAAAATGGGACGTAACCAACCCTGAAAACACCCACGCCATCGAACGCTTCAAAGCCGCGCCCGGCGGCGTACGCACCACCCAAGCGTTCTCGCAAAACCGTATGTGGAAAACCCTCGACCTCGACCGCGAAAAAGGCTGTATCCGCGACGTGGCACACGCCTACTCGCAAGACGGCGGTTTGGCGGTCTTGTTCGGCAACATCGCCGAGCGCGGCTGCGTGGTAAAAACCGCAGGCGTGGACGAGAGCATCCTCAAATTCACCGGCCGCGCCCGCGTGTTTGAAAGCCAAGAAGACGCAGTAGAAGGCATTTTGGGCAACCAAATCGTCGCCGGCGACATCGTCATCATCCGCTACGAAGGCCCGAAAGGCGGCCCGGGCATGCAGGAAATGCTGTATCCGACTTCCTACCTGAAATCTAAAGGCCTCGGCAAAGCCTGCGCTCTCTTAACCGACGGACGCTTCTCCGGCGGCACATCAGGTTTGTCCATCGGACACGCCTCGCCCGAAGCGGCGGAAGGTGGCGCGATCGGTTTGGTACACGAAGGCGATACCGTCGAAATCGACATCCCCAACCGCAGCATCCGCCTTGTCATTTCCGACGAAGAACTCGCCGCCCGCCGTGCCGAAATGGAAGCACGCGGCAGCAAAGCGTGGAAACCGGAAAACCGCGACCGCTACGTCTCCGCCGCATTAAGAGCTTACGGCGCGATGGCGACTTCCGCCGACAAAGGCGCGGTGCGCGACGTAGCGCAAATCGAAAGATAA
- a CDS encoding CapA family protein, whose product MQPPKICYAFRTPSAYGQYLADAGFDYLSFANNHSNDFGAQGITATAASGSSFTYSIALKPLPITRPKLRKIPPSPR is encoded by the coding sequence GTGCAACCCCCCAAAATATGCTATGCATTCCGAACGCCCTCCGCATACGGGCAATACCTTGCCGACGCGGGATTCGACTACCTCAGCTTCGCCAACAACCACAGCAACGACTTCGGCGCGCAAGGCATCACGGCAACGGCGGCGAGCGGCAGCTCTTTTACATACTCGATCGCGCTAAAGCCGCTGCCGATAACGAGGCCAAAATTGCGGAAAATACCGCCATCGCCCAGATAA
- a CDS encoding CapA family protein translates to MNIKYSGIENRFETAILKKNGVRSGFVSFAPNLAAVKLNDYAKVKKLIAKTKQKAEIVIVMFHGGAEGKQAEHLPFDTEIFYGENRGNVVEFARLAVDSGADAVFGQGPHVTRAVELYRDRFISYSGGNFATYGAINTSGISGIAPIFKIITDKQGKFISGTIIPITQADDKIPKIDPEKTVIGRIIYLNRSDFPNGNGLDVSPDGNITRR, encoded by the coding sequence TTGAACATCAAATATTCGGGCATCGAAAACAGGTTTGAAACCGCCATCCTGAAGAAAAACGGCGTAAGATCCGGCTTCGTCTCCTTCGCCCCCAACCTTGCCGCCGTCAAACTGAACGACTATGCCAAAGTCAAAAAACTGATTGCCAAAACCAAACAAAAAGCCGAGATCGTTATTGTGATGTTCCACGGCGGCGCAGAAGGGAAACAGGCGGAACACCTGCCGTTCGATACCGAAATCTTCTATGGGGAAAACAGGGGCAACGTCGTTGAGTTTGCGCGGCTTGCCGTCGATTCCGGCGCGGATGCCGTATTCGGGCAGGGGCCGCACGTTACACGCGCCGTCGAACTTTACCGCGACCGCTTCATCTCCTACAGCGGCGGCAACTTTGCCACCTACGGCGCAATCAACACCTCCGGCATCAGCGGCATTGCGCCGATTTTCAAAATTATCACCGACAAACAGGGTAAATTTATTTCCGGAACTATCATCCCTATTACCCAAGCCGACGATAAAATCCCCAAAATCGACCCCGAGAAAACCGTTATCGGGCGGATTATTTATCTGAACCGCAGCGATTTCCCCAACGGGAACGGGCTGGATGTCTCGCCCGACGGCAACATCACGCGCCGGTAA